tgtacgaacaatgagatcacccatagtcctttagattctgaaaaggcgaattgtgCGCACTTTTTTGCAAGATCTCGTTTACAGGAcagaaaccaaatttcagaaatcttttTTTATCCACGGAAGTGATATATCACATGCAATAACATGCCGATTCTAAATCAAAGAGATGTTTCGTAGTATTATTCTTACGTCTGTGGTTGCTACAGAAGATTTCCAGAGAGATACCTACTAATATTTACTATTTAGATTGCAAATATCTAATTACGGTCCTCAGCTTTAAAGTTGAGATTTTAAAATTACCTTCACCTTCAAAGGAGCCAATTGATATGTTATTAAGAAAATTGACAACGGAAATACACTGACGTACTATAACATAAGTATGAAACGGATAAGGAAACACAAGATCCTGATTGTTGTTTATGATATGCTGATACAATATggttaataataaaaagaaatcgTTTTCTTTTCACTTCTTACAGAAACAATGGCAGATATGctcatttttatcaattaaagTATTGCACATTTGATCTTTATAATAGTCCATTTTGATGCATTTAACTCTTAGAAACTTTGTATTAAATTGACGAACAATAACATGCAATGAAATAACATATAAAAGGACTACACGATTCGGAAGTtaattgtgtttttgtttatacAATAGATTTCCTGTTTTCTTTCTGATTGTCCTGTTTATTGTGCAGTAACAATAAAAACTTGCTTATGTACAATCTATTAATCAACAACTCAGCGATTTTTTTTCTGTCAACTCAAAACTGAATCGTAAATAAAACTTTGTACTTCATGTTTGTTCGTTTATTTGTAAAAGAAACTTCTTTTTTCGTTCTCTCTTGGTTTTTATGTTTTTGTGGAATCCTTTGCTCTCATCTTTGTTTGTAGCGTTTGTTTCGTTAGTAATGGTACTTGAAGGCTGaacatatatttatgttttaacttcaataaaaatgtaaaattttttcaaatattgtttatTCATAAACACATTCTAATTCTTGATTAATACAAACAGTGAAATTTTGtacaacatatatttataaacattcaTATACTTCACAAAATGAGTGATGTATGATTGAAGTCGTAAATGTACGTACACTAAATTATAATACACACACAACAAACGATGTCTTATGTTAACAATAACTGTAAGAGCACAGTGGATATATGCTCTAAAGTTCGGGATCATTATAATTGTATATGCAATAAAATGTATCTATCACGAACATGAACTATAAAGTATAATCACGTATGCCTCGAAGATCTGATATATTCACGTCTTCTGTCACGCAATGGCTGATGTAATATGTTGCTAACAGTACACAACAGTTGAATATCAATTATGAGCATGGTTTAGCGGCTATGGTAGAAACATTCTTGGAGCAGCACTGGATCATTGTAGTTTTACGTACTACATGTTGCAAACGGTATGCAACAGTTGTTTTGAGGTGCTAGTCCAATGTTCTGTCTATGGTTCTCCAGAGTTGTCATCTGACGTCCTCTTAAAGCAGACTTTTCTGTCTATGTATGTTGATTTTATTGACCAGGTTTTGGCTTCCTAaacaaataataaagaagattGTCAAACCAGAgtacatatatttacaaatatattttacaatttcaataGCTTTATACATGCACAGTAATTAAATTATGTGTTGTCGTTTATCTCCAAACATCTGGATAGTAAGTTTCGTCTCTTCAAAAATCATTTATTCTTACTTTTATGGTTTATACAGAAGtcacaaatatcaaacaaatttgttttaattacCTGGAAAATTCAATGAAAAGTCTGGATTTTCTTCATTCAGGCAGGTCAATAACAGGTGATTGGTTGGCCAACATGGAATAGTAGTTATTTATGAAGTCGTCAGCACTGCTGTCTGTCTTGGCGTTCTGTATAAGCACACAGTCAATACCATTTCCTTCTACCTCCTCGCCGATTAACACTTTTTCCATCTTTTTTAAACTGTCAACctgaaaaaacaataacaaattgttacgtaatgatattaaaaatacaagttataaacatgtttatctaTCAATGTGCGTAGGTTGCAATATTGATTTTCTCAGAATTTTCATTCAAGCAGTGACTGGATATTTAACATCCTTGTTTCTCAAAACTAATCACGATCTAATTTCAGGGAATCCCCTTGTTTATTACtaggaaataaaacaacaacatttcaaaaaaatgatTTACTACATATACTTAATTTAATATCCTGTttcactaaaatgacaacaaaagCTCTTATGTAATCTTACCTTAACGACTTCGATATCATTTTCCCAGCAGAAAGCTTCAACAAGTTTATGATGAATTTGCACTGTTACGTCTGTTTCGGCCATTTCTGGTAGCAAACACAGTCGAACTGTTTCTGGAGAACTGCAAACCAAAAGAAAATAATAAGTATAATACAATGCATACAGAACCGGATATCAAAGTTCAGACAAAGCAATAAATTGAAATgctatatttgttattattaatCCTATTTAACAGCTAGAATATTTGCCAACTCTTGATTTAGCTTTCGTTACTTTTTACTGAATCCCATTGTACTGCTAGCATCTTAGCCAACTCTTCATCTATCTTTACTATTCATATACAGTGACTAATAATATGTAGACTTACTTTTGTAAGATTTGTGCGCATTCATAAACTCCAACCACGATTCTGCCATCTTCCTGTGCCTTCACTAGCAACTTTTTCAGGGCAAACCCAATGTTGTTCACATTTCTAGAAAAGAAACAGAACATTATAagttttattttctgatattgtgtacgaaataattttcaaatgttatCAGAAAAACAGCTAAAAGTGCATGAACTGtgcatgtttataaaaatatttgtgaattatGCAATGTTTGTcagttcatcttttatataaaagcaGTACACAGCATATTTCGTAATAACCTTGCATAATCAACGAAaggttaaatattttatataggaCGTCCTACATCTTGCGTATATCATGTGACGCCCACTGTAGCATTGACTGTAGGAGGTTAATATACATAATGTTTTTCATGTTTTCTGCGTTTGTAGTATTTGTACTTTACTGATTACGAAACACTATGTCAGGAATATGTAATTAAGAAATGTCACATGTCTAGATTCTACATTATTCAAACTTTTCTATTGCAAATCAATGATAACAATAATAAGATGTGAAAAAAGCATATATTAAACTTTGCCCTTAAACTTACTAAGAAAACTGCATTAACATACTTTGTTTAAAACGAGCAAGGTATCAATCAACCCTTATAATGTACCTAACAGTAAGTGTTTGGACATTTCCATTGTCTACACTCAGTTGCTACATGCTTGTCATTTTTGACGTATTGCATTTTCAAAGAAAAAGAATAAATGATGCTTTCTTAAATGTTGGTCAGTGGCACTATTAATGTATGATACTAAATAAGAGTTACAGTTTTGAATGTTAGTGCTTTCATTACAAATGTTACAATTAACAAAAAGACATTGTTACAAAACAGAACAAAGAGCATCTTAATTTAATGATAATAATTGATTAAAGATGATTATTATATTTACCTTTGCGATTCCATGAAAACTGCAATATCCTCAGAGAATGTcattataaattgtatataatcCTGATGAATTATTATCCAACAAACTAGTACGATACTTccaataaattattaagaaatataAATCCACGTGTTGTGTGAAATAGTTGTCGTATGTTTAAATGATAACGTAGTAAAGTCGTTGGTTTTATACCTATACTAAGAATAGGGCGGAACATACTATATTTACTGGTATTTGATTGgttggtcttcaacaatgaatagACTCAAAGACCTTGGAAATTCAATTTTCCTCAAATATTTCACGATtatgaaaacataaaacattttttttgccaGTAATTTTGAGACAAGTGGTAAACATGAATGTTGCATTCAAGAAATTGTTAAAAACAGTCTCCAAATTATCGATAAAACGCTTAATCTGAATTACTACAGTACAAATTCTCCCAACTATCAGGTACGTTAACCTTACGTTGGTACGAAGTGATTAAACTACTGATTGAACACTGAACCAATTTAAAGTGCACTGTTCAATGTTCTGTCTCATCCATCCTACAAAAATCTTTTATATCGATCAGAAAAGAgtgaaatgacaaaaattaacaaaattatcaTTATGTAACAAATTATTTCAACCGTTTTGAATTTGGTACAGATGCATTATATTGAAAAGGTAACTAGGTGTGATTTCGATCCAGTGTGGGGATTGGCAAACTGAACTGATACAACACATTTGCACCAACGGAGATTTTTTAGCTTTTGAAAACAAGTGTTAGACCGACCAATTAAGAAaccgaatttaaaaaaatataatctaaaaataaaatcataatggTTGCACTCCAATGTGCACCGCACTGCGGGATACCTTGAGTTCCATGCGGTCATGCTGTTATAATAATTGtagtaatttatatataacaaattaaaattgaattgCAGAAATGGTCTACAATTGCTTGTTGGTCATTGGCCTTTGTTCGGTAGAAGTCGTTGACCAGTACATGAAAAGCTTTAAATAGGTGGACGACCAGCATTTAATGTCAAATCCATtactgttttattgataaaatgatgTTGCTCACTTTAGGGACAAAGAATTTCATTTCCAACTTCTTTATTTTATACCTTAAAGGTTAAAATACTAGAACCATCAAACAATACGTAGAAATGGTATACAATAGGCTAGCCACACAATAATGCGTGGCTGAAAATATGGAAATATCAAACTGAAAATGTCTTTATATATTTACTTGAttctaaatacaaatataattttgttttcaaagcTATAAAGGATATCCTACAATCATAAAGTGTTTGTGGACTTCCGTTGTGTGTATTTCGTGTGACTGTCATATCTAAATCAAACAAGATCATACAGACATATGATTGATaattaatatttacatatattacaAGTATCATGTGTTTCCGGCAAATCCCGGCTAACCGTGCTTTCCCCGACCTTTTACAGTCTTGCACGTTAATTAGTTCGATAGTAAATCTGGGTTAAATATGTTAGTCAGTTTATCTTCCTTATTTGAAGGTAAACATGTCTTGCTATAAAGTTGAGACAAGCACCTGTCGGCAATTTTTCCTGCAGTTTCGTGGAACAAGAAACCATTTATATTTAATATGCATCGCCTTACttgtaaaatatgtttttctcCATATGGTGTTTTGTCAAGTTTCTTTGTTCGAAACTCATCTTGTTAGAGGAAATTTTTGAAATTCCCGAATGAAATTAGCTGCATTAGAGAAATGTTTGAACATATTTGTGGTTTTACAACTATGAGAAAGTTACTACACTAATCGGATTTATAGTGACTAAACTCGGGAAAATAATGAATGAATTAAACACATCCTGATATAACAAAGTGTGTAGTAAGGGGGTTTTAACACTCATACTTTAAAATATCTAGCTGTTTTTAAATCAATAGATAACTGCACAAGTTCTTAAAGAGTTCCGGAAACTTTAAGATAATCTGATTAATTTGAATGGATTTGATTTTTCTAGTGTCAGTAGAAAACAACATAACACGTGCATGGGTAGTACATATTCcgtaaaatgaaaacaacaactGAATTGACCTGATTTTAGTAGTGCGTTCTCTCGGGTGGGGTATTATACTTTTCCTTTCTTTGTAAGGGGTATTTACTAACAAGATAAACTTGTTTTAAAGTGTTGACCGGGACCCCCTGTATGTTATATATAAGCCATTGTAATAATGCCAACTTTAAAGTTCACTCCGTGAAGGTAGATATTTAAAGGACATATGCGCCAGCCAGGTGAGACACGGTAATACTTGTTTATAACCGTAATACTCAATGAAGTACCCGTAATAAAACAATGCATTCGATTAGCATTCTTTAAATTCCGCATTCCATATTTTACATTCCAGTATGTTACGAGAGGCATAAGTTACGTTTCGGATACGTCTAATGCAAACAACCCATTCCTTTACATACGTCAGTTCTACACCAGTCTAGGTTACCCCGAAGGCTTTAGATAGATAACATTTAGGAAACACTCTTGAATTAAATACCTTAGAACCATATTTGACTGGGACCCTTTGACATCATCGTATTTCAACACTGTGCACACCCAATCTTGAAGTGTTATGTTTTGTTGTATTTCCGAACTACGTCTACATTTGCTTGCATTATATAAAGAAGGTTTACAGCCTCTTTaatgaaagcaaaacaaataaagacaaacgCTAAATTACataaatgaatcaaattggtATTTATTTCGATAATTATGTGCAGAAATATTTTATTCAGTATGCATGTATCTGCATGTTAATAGGAAGATTCATTCCACTTAAAATCTTTACGGAATGTTAGTTTGTACTGTGAGTTGTTTATCGTACCAACTAACCTCGTCCTAAGCAT
This sequence is a window from Mytilus edulis chromosome 1, xbMytEdul2.2, whole genome shotgun sequence. Protein-coding genes within it:
- the LOC139522676 gene encoding growth arrest and DNA damage-inducible protein GADD45 beta-like; the encoded protein is MTFSEDIAVFMESQRNVNNIGFALKKLLVKAQEDGRIVVGVYECAQILQNSPETVRLCLLPEMAETDVTVQIHHKLVEAFCWENDIEVVKVDSLKKMEKVLIGEEVEGNGIDCVLIQNAKTDSSADDFINNYYSMLANQSPVIDLPE